The window AAGGCGCTGGCCCTGCAGGTCGACGTGCGCGACGAAAATGCCGTGCGCGAGGCCATGGCCAAGGCCGCCGGGCACTTCGGCGGCATCGACGCCCTGGTCAACAACGCCGGGGCGATCAAGCTGGTCGGCGTCGAGAAGCTCGAACCCAAGCGCTTCGACCTGATGTTCCAGATCAACACCCGCGCGGTGATGGTCTGCAGCCAGGCGGCGCTGCCCTACCTGAAACAGAGCGGCAACGGCCACATCCTCAGCCTGTCGCCGCCGCTCAACCTGGCGAGCAAATGGTTCGCCCAGCACGGCCCGTACACCGTCACCAAGTACGGCATGAGCATGCTCACCCTGGGCATGAGCGAGGAATTCAAGAAGTACGGCATCAGCGTCAACGCGCTGTGGCCGCGCACGGTGATCGCCACCGCCGCCATCGAGTTCGAGCTGGGTGGCCGGGATGTGTTCAAGTACGCGCGCAAGCCGGAGATCATGGCCGACGCCGCCCATGCGATCCTTTCCAGCCAGGGCCGCGCGATCACCGGACGCCTGTTGATCGACGATGAAATCCTCGGCGAACAGGGCATCACCGACTTCGAACACTATCGCTACGACCCGGCCGGCGGCCCGCTGGCGACCGATCTGTTCCTCGATTGAGCGCAGTAGCCCTCCCCCCCCTTCCCCTCTCCCGTAAACGGGAGAGGGGTGACTATCGACCGCCCTGCTTCGCCCCCGTCCACGCATTTGCCGATCTGCCCGACGCCGCATGCACCGGGGTCATAGGCGCGAAAACGGGCTAGCTTTAAAGTCATCACTGGCAACATCGCCGACAACAACAAAACGCGAGCGCCATGCGCAATACCGACCTGATCTCCTTTGCCGACCTTATCCGCCGCCTGCCCGCCACCCTCGGCCGTCTGCCGCGGCTGCTGCGCGGGCTGTACTACACCGCCATGCGCAACCGCGAGAAGAACCTGTCCCTGGCCTGGGCGCTGGAGCTCGCCTGCGAGCGCTACCCGGAGCGGCCGGCGGTGATGGATGAGCGGCGGCGCCTGAGCTATACCGCCTTCAACGCCTGGGCCAACCGCCTGGCCCGCGCCCTGCAGGCCGAGGGCGTGAGCCACGGCAGTGTGGTGGCGGTGATGCTGGAAAACCGCCTCGAAGTGCTCGCCGTGCTCGCCGCCCTGGCCAAGCTCGGCGCCGTCGGCGCGCTGCTCAACACCGCCCAGCGCGGCCATGTGCTGAGTCACAGCCTCAACCTGGTCAAGCCTTCGCACTTCGTCATCGGCGAAGAACTGCACGGCGCCTTCGAGGAAGTTCGCAGCGAGGTGCACAACGCCGACCAGCACTGCTACTGGCTGGCCGACCAGGACACCCTGAGCCAGCCCGGCCAGGCCCCGGCCAACTGGCAGAACCTCGCCCTACTGGCGCGCGACCAGGCCGAAACCAACCTGCCGAGCAGCGCCCAGGTGCGCCTGAAAGACCCCTGTTTCCTGATCTACACCTCGGGCACCACCGGCCTGCCGAAAGCCTCGATCCTCAGCCATGGCAAGTGGATCAAGGCTTACGGCGGCTTCGGCCATTGCGGCCTCGGGCTGACCAGCGAGGATGTGCTCTACCTGACTCTGCCCTGCTACCACAACAACGCCGTCACCGTGTGCTGGAGTTCGGCGTTGGCCGGCGGCGCGGCCATCGCCCTGCGGCGCAAGTTCTCCACCAGCCACTTCTGGCAAGACGTCGCCCATTACCGCGCCACCTGCTTCGGTTACATCGGCGAACTCTGCCGCTACCTGCTCAACCAGCCGCCATGCCCGGAAGAACGCAACAACACCCTAACCTGCATGATCGGCAATGGCCTGCGCCCGGCGATCTGGGACGAGTTCAAGACGCGCTTCGGCATCGAGCGGGTGATGGAGTTCTACGCCTCCAGCGAGGGCAATATCGGCTTCACCAACATCTTCAACTTCGACAACACGGTCGGCTTCACCCCCGCCCCCTACGCCATCGTCCGCTACGACCTGGAGAACGACCGGCCAGTGCGCGACAAGCAGGGCTTCATGGCGAAGGTCGAGAAAGGCGAGCCGGGCCTGATGCTCAGCGAAATCACCGAGAAGTGGCCATTCGACGGCTACACCGACCCGGCCAAGAGCGCGGCGGTGACCTTCCGCGACGTGTTCAAGCAGGGCGATGCCTGGTTCAACACCGGCGACCTGATGCGCGACATCGGCTTCAGCCACGCCCAGTTCGTCGACCGCCTCGGCGACACCTTCCGCTGGAAAGGCGAGAACGTCTCCACTACCGAAGTGGAAAACGCCCTCGGCGCCTTCCCCGGCATCGAGGACGCGGTGGTCTACGGCGTGGAGATTCCCGGCACCAACGGCCGCTGCGGCATGGCCGCGCTGCGCTTGAGCTGCGGCGCCGAACTCGATCAAGACGCCCTGGCCGCGCACCTGGACCGCGAACTGCCGCCCTACGCCGCGCCGCTGTTCGTGCGCCTGCTGCAAGAGGTGGAGACCACCGGCACCTTCAAATACAAGAAGGCCGACCTGAAGAAAGCCGCCTACGACCCGCAGGCGGTGCATGAACCGCTCTATGCCCGGCTGCCCGGCGAGCCATGTTTCCGGCCGCTGGACGGTTCGCTGTATCAGGCGATCCAGAGCGGCGCATACCGCTTCTGAGGCGTTCCTCCTCCGGCGCCGGCTTCTGTCACGCAGCGGCCAAGGCTCATCGCGAGTAACGGCTGGCAGCTTGTGTAGGAGCGAATTTATTCGCGATGGGGGACAGTGCGAAGGCCCTGTTCGCGGATAAATCCGCTCCTACAGGAGGAAGTCAGCCGGCCCGGCTCACTCGCCAATATCTTCATTCCACAGCTCGGGCTTGCTAGCGATGAAATCGCGCATCAGCTGCACACAGCGCGCGTCCTGCAACACTTCGACCTGCACACCGCGCGAGCGCAGCAGGTCCTCTTCGCCCAGGAACGTCTGATTCTCGCCAATCACCACCCGCGGGATGCCATAGAGCAGGATCGCGCCGCTGCACATCGAACAGGGCGACAGCGTGGTGTACAGCACCGCATCGCGATAGACCCGGGCGGGCTGGCGGCCAGCATTCTCGAAGGCATCCATCTCGCCGTGGCGGATCGCGCTGCCCTGCTGCACCCGCCGGTTATGCCCACGGCCGATGATCTGGCCCTGATGCACTATCACCGAACCGATCGGAATCCCGCCCTCGGCCAGCCCCAACTCGGCCTCTTCAATCGCGGCTTGCATGAAGGGATCCATGGTTTCTCCTCGCAGTGGGAAGGGATTGGTCGAGCGCGCCACACGGCCAGTAACAAAAATCGCAGGCCAGCAGCGCAAGCTCGCTACAACGGGCCAACCGCTATTGCTTGAACTCGAACTGCAACTCCGCGCCTTCCACCGAGCGCAAATAATCGTCCTCGCGCTCATTGGTGATCAGCTTGCCGTTGAGCTGGAACGGGCTCTCGGCCGGCGGCTTCGGGGCGAACATCTGCGGCAGCAAGGGTTTCTGCTCTGCCGTGGACAGTGGCTCCGCCGGCTCCAGGCTTTGCACCAGGTCCTCGGGCAGGCTGAGATCGAGTTTGGCTTGGGGTACGGGCGCCTCTTCCACCTTGACCGGCGCTTGCTTGACCACCAGATCCGGCTTGGTCTCGGGCGCCGGTGTAGCCGGCGCCGGCTTGGGTAGCGGCGCCTTGTACTGGGGCTTGGTGGTTTCCG is drawn from Pseudomonas cavernae and contains these coding sequences:
- a CDS encoding long-chain-acyl-CoA synthetase, giving the protein MRNTDLISFADLIRRLPATLGRLPRLLRGLYYTAMRNREKNLSLAWALELACERYPERPAVMDERRRLSYTAFNAWANRLARALQAEGVSHGSVVAVMLENRLEVLAVLAALAKLGAVGALLNTAQRGHVLSHSLNLVKPSHFVIGEELHGAFEEVRSEVHNADQHCYWLADQDTLSQPGQAPANWQNLALLARDQAETNLPSSAQVRLKDPCFLIYTSGTTGLPKASILSHGKWIKAYGGFGHCGLGLTSEDVLYLTLPCYHNNAVTVCWSSALAGGAAIALRRKFSTSHFWQDVAHYRATCFGYIGELCRYLLNQPPCPEERNNTLTCMIGNGLRPAIWDEFKTRFGIERVMEFYASSEGNIGFTNIFNFDNTVGFTPAPYAIVRYDLENDRPVRDKQGFMAKVEKGEPGLMLSEITEKWPFDGYTDPAKSAAVTFRDVFKQGDAWFNTGDLMRDIGFSHAQFVDRLGDTFRWKGENVSTTEVENALGAFPGIEDAVVYGVEIPGTNGRCGMAALRLSCGAELDQDALAAHLDRELPPYAAPLFVRLLQEVETTGTFKYKKADLKKAAYDPQAVHEPLYARLPGEPCFRPLDGSLYQAIQSGAYRF
- a CDS encoding SDR family oxidoreductase, whose protein sequence is MSLQGKTLFITGASRGIGREIALRAARDGANIVIAAKSAEPHPKLAGTIFSVAEEVEAAGGKALALQVDVRDENAVREAMAKAAGHFGGIDALVNNAGAIKLVGVEKLEPKRFDLMFQINTRAVMVCSQAALPYLKQSGNGHILSLSPPLNLASKWFAQHGPYTVTKYGMSMLTLGMSEEFKKYGISVNALWPRTVIATAAIEFELGGRDVFKYARKPEIMADAAHAILSSQGRAITGRLLIDDEILGEQGITDFEHYRYDPAGGPLATDLFLD
- a CDS encoding nucleoside deaminase produces the protein MDPFMQAAIEEAELGLAEGGIPIGSVIVHQGQIIGRGHNRRVQQGSAIRHGEMDAFENAGRQPARVYRDAVLYTTLSPCSMCSGAILLYGIPRVVIGENQTFLGEEDLLRSRGVQVEVLQDARCVQLMRDFIASKPELWNEDIGE